A genome region from Sardina pilchardus chromosome 22, fSarPil1.1, whole genome shotgun sequence includes the following:
- the LOC134069870 gene encoding uncharacterized protein LOC134069870 isoform X1, which yields MAEESKKRSVSKIRRDVIGPGDSSIDLTKVLPMKKIRKSRLKPWIPPKSTHATLHLPVAVSAIAPVPASAPTGSSSGPLCPEETEESHEFVATTEEVVSLSFSKNDQYCYELCTSEHLMLCSHPGKNQVYLMERYHEENFTTTSKYVFVQRKVVEFSDHQNWCYSCSCDAGVQKQLAVIKKSNLTFSEFLVLYPNCLHIQTLITVIGKELRYDEATDESSVFLEIPFDTNKFIFGGLSGYTVVSAKDGKVYCHHCSIHFACHHVKELRSLQHVTHIAEFLGGLGLGQFHQEVIPRPVSTHPISFDQVCFSSCPQEAFVSKDGLLQLLPEVPGVCDCGAGMANIPVEDKKARLFTSTGMFPVQTYKYQCTDCKNAVQYEGGSQCIVNMGSYLIHHEVLRDYMFHFLFSGSSIYSYTKVWEQRAADHGVADFHRHMSYHKFRHAWHAFLGLLNFPTEEGFLCPTCGSEPQQVVMDGTTLGYHQRYSRRTSAHTEDTYLGTGSRYIDRVLLPQKKIRDMLGNYIKSIPTSIPDFECLKAEVERGAGFLSPLLRIFEDGGHTSHPPEPFCPLLQEVVKATPACALLHPGSEVERLVREISSTPSEEIPHHTDLMRTLAHHCPLLWDLVAACGHFPEEVKPLLKRMAQVAWLAYDVPPLGECASVPQQDELSFFPHLPTRRPRGAFLMDRQRREDSQEAGCHKSAGHHAALIPGLFTMFCSHGVCYGFSIMENCESVNIPFTILRSHFTSGPGTVLYDNACKLHSYALNRDPQFFINTWFLVDRLHWKNHSACSSGYNTNRYPQFGNINTQVAEQYNAKLKRLKHHLPYMAKQHFLQHLKLYLWYHSRNVARKLQR from the exons ATGGCGG AAGAGTCAAAAAAGCGCAGCGTTTCCAAGATCAGGCGTGATGTCATCGGACCAGGTGACAGTTCCATTGATCTCACCAAAGTCCTTCcaatgaaaaaaataagaaaaagtcGCCTT AAACCTTGGATACCACCTAAGAGCACTCATG CAACCCTCCATCTTCCTGTTGCTGTTTCTGCAATTGCTCCTGTTCCTGCAAGTGCACCTACAG GTTCCTCTAGTGGTCCTTTATGTCCTGAGGAGACTGAGGAGAGTCATGAAT TTGTGGCAACCACCGAAGaggttgtgtctctctct TTTTCTAAAAATGACCAGTATTGCTATGAGTTATGTACCTCAGAGCACTTGATGCTATGTAGCCACCCTGGCAAAAATCAAGTGTATCTAATGGAGAGGTACCATGAGGAAAACTTCACGACT aCTTCTAAgtatgtttttgttcagagaaAAGTAGTGGAGTTTTCAGATCATCAAAATTGGTGCTACAGCTGTTCCTGTGATGCAGGGGTTCAAAAGCAGCTTGctgtaataaaaaaaagcaaCTTGACATTTTCAG AATTTCTTGTCCTGTACCCCAATTGTCTCCACATCCAAACACTCATTACAGTGATTGGAAAGGAATTAAGATATG ACGAAGCAACTGAT GAGTCATCAGTGTTTCTGGAAATCCCATTTGACACCAACAAATTCATATTTGGAGGCCTTTCTGGGTACACTGTGGTGTCTGCAAAGGATGGAAAAGTGTACTGCCACCACTGCTCAATCCACTTTGCATGTCATCATGTCAAGGAGCTAAGAAGTCTGCAGCATGTGACACATATTGCAGAGTTCCTGGGTGGTCTAGGACTGGGACAGTTCCATCAGGAGGTTATACCAAGGCCAGTGTCAACACACCCAATCTCCTTTGATCAG GTCTGCTTCTCAAGTTGCCCCCAAGAGGCATTTGTAAGCAAAGACGGGCTGCTGCAGTTGCTGCCAGAggtccctggtgtgtgtgactgtggggcTGGAATGGCCAACATACCAGTGGAGGACAAGAAGGCCAGGCTCTTCACTTCCACTGGGATGTTTCCAGTGCAAA CATACAAATACCAGTGCACTGACTGCAAAAACGCAGTGCAGTATGAGGGAGGATCCCAGTGTATTGTCAATATGGGGTCCTACCTCATACACCATGAGGTCCTCCGGGACTACATGttccattttttattttctgg CTCCAGCATTTACAGCTATACAAAGGTGTGGGAGCAGAGAGCAGCGGACCATGGGGTGGCAGACTTCCATCGCCACATGTCTTATCACAAATTCAGACATGCCTGGCATGCCTTCCTGGGTCTTCTGAATTTCCCCACAGAGGAAGGATTTCTCTGCCCCACCTGTGGGAGCGAGCCACA GCAGGTTGTGATGGATGGAACCACCCTGGGCTACCACCAGAGATACTCCAGGAGAACCTCTGCCCACACTGAGGACACCTACCTGGGCACAGGGAG CAGGTACATCGACAGGGTTCTGTTGCCACAGAAGAAGATCAGGGACATGCTTGGCAATTACATCAAATCTATACCAACATCAATCCCTGACTTTGAATGCCTGAaggcagaggtggagagaggtgccggcttcctctcccctttgctGAGGATTTTTGAGGATGGTGGGCACACCTCACACCCCCCCGAGCCCTTCTGTCCCCTCCTTCAGGAGGTGGTGAAAGCCACTCCTGCATGTGCCCTCCTCCATCCAGGCAGTGAGGTTGAGAGGCTGGTGAGGGAGATTTCCTCCACCCCATCTGAGGAGATCCCCCACCACACTGACCTGATGAGGACCCTCGCCCACCATTGTCCCCTGCTGTGGGACCTGGTAGCTGCCTGTGGCCATTTCCCTGAGGAGGTCAAACCCCTCCTCAAAAGAATGGCCCAGGTAGCTTGGTTGGCATATGATGTGCCACCATTAGGTGAGTGTGCCAGTGTCCCTCAACAAGATGAGTTGAGTTTTTTCCCCCACCTGCCGACACGGCGTCCTAGGGGGGCCTTCCTGATGGACCGGCAGAGGAGGGAGGATTCACAGGAAGCAGGCTGCCACAAGAGTGCTGGCCACCATGCAGCCCTCATTCCAGGCCTATTTACCATGTTCTGTTCACATG GAGTTTGCTATGGATTCTCCATAATGGAGAACTGTGAATCAGTTAACATACCGTTCACCATACTAAGGAGCCACTTCACATCAG GGCCGGGTACTGTTCTCTATGATAATGCATGCAAACTGCACAGCTATGCGTTGAACAGGGACCCACAATTCTTCATCAACACGTGGTTCCTTGTGGACAGATTACATTGGAAAAACCATTCTG CATGCAGCTCGGGTTACAACACCAATAGATATCCACAGTTTGGAAATATCAACACCCAAGTGGCAGAGCAATACAATGCCAAACTGAAACGGCTAAAGCACCATTTGCCTTACATGGCCAAGCAGCATTTTCTGCAACACCTCAAGCTGTACCTCTGGTATCATTCCAGAAATGTGGCCAGAAAGCTTCAACGTTAA
- the LOC134069870 gene encoding uncharacterized protein LOC134069870 isoform X2 has protein sequence MKKIRKSRLKPWIPPKSTHATLHLPVAVSAIAPVPASAPTGSSSGPLCPEETEESHEFVATTEEVVSLSFSKNDQYCYELCTSEHLMLCSHPGKNQVYLMERYHEENFTTTSKYVFVQRKVVEFSDHQNWCYSCSCDAGVQKQLAVIKKSNLTFSEFLVLYPNCLHIQTLITVIGKELRYDEATDESSVFLEIPFDTNKFIFGGLSGYTVVSAKDGKVYCHHCSIHFACHHVKELRSLQHVTHIAEFLGGLGLGQFHQEVIPRPVSTHPISFDQVCFSSCPQEAFVSKDGLLQLLPEVPGVCDCGAGMANIPVEDKKARLFTSTGMFPVQTYKYQCTDCKNAVQYEGGSQCIVNMGSYLIHHEVLRDYMFHFLFSGSSIYSYTKVWEQRAADHGVADFHRHMSYHKFRHAWHAFLGLLNFPTEEGFLCPTCGSEPQQVVMDGTTLGYHQRYSRRTSAHTEDTYLGTGSRYIDRVLLPQKKIRDMLGNYIKSIPTSIPDFECLKAEVERGAGFLSPLLRIFEDGGHTSHPPEPFCPLLQEVVKATPACALLHPGSEVERLVREISSTPSEEIPHHTDLMRTLAHHCPLLWDLVAACGHFPEEVKPLLKRMAQVAWLAYDVPPLGECASVPQQDELSFFPHLPTRRPRGAFLMDRQRREDSQEAGCHKSAGHHAALIPGLFTMFCSHGVCYGFSIMENCESVNIPFTILRSHFTSGPGTVLYDNACKLHSYALNRDPQFFINTWFLVDRLHWKNHSACSSGYNTNRYPQFGNINTQVAEQYNAKLKRLKHHLPYMAKQHFLQHLKLYLWYHSRNVARKLQR, from the exons atgaaaaaaataagaaaaagtcGCCTT AAACCTTGGATACCACCTAAGAGCACTCATG CAACCCTCCATCTTCCTGTTGCTGTTTCTGCAATTGCTCCTGTTCCTGCAAGTGCACCTACAG GTTCCTCTAGTGGTCCTTTATGTCCTGAGGAGACTGAGGAGAGTCATGAAT TTGTGGCAACCACCGAAGaggttgtgtctctctct TTTTCTAAAAATGACCAGTATTGCTATGAGTTATGTACCTCAGAGCACTTGATGCTATGTAGCCACCCTGGCAAAAATCAAGTGTATCTAATGGAGAGGTACCATGAGGAAAACTTCACGACT aCTTCTAAgtatgtttttgttcagagaaAAGTAGTGGAGTTTTCAGATCATCAAAATTGGTGCTACAGCTGTTCCTGTGATGCAGGGGTTCAAAAGCAGCTTGctgtaataaaaaaaagcaaCTTGACATTTTCAG AATTTCTTGTCCTGTACCCCAATTGTCTCCACATCCAAACACTCATTACAGTGATTGGAAAGGAATTAAGATATG ACGAAGCAACTGAT GAGTCATCAGTGTTTCTGGAAATCCCATTTGACACCAACAAATTCATATTTGGAGGCCTTTCTGGGTACACTGTGGTGTCTGCAAAGGATGGAAAAGTGTACTGCCACCACTGCTCAATCCACTTTGCATGTCATCATGTCAAGGAGCTAAGAAGTCTGCAGCATGTGACACATATTGCAGAGTTCCTGGGTGGTCTAGGACTGGGACAGTTCCATCAGGAGGTTATACCAAGGCCAGTGTCAACACACCCAATCTCCTTTGATCAG GTCTGCTTCTCAAGTTGCCCCCAAGAGGCATTTGTAAGCAAAGACGGGCTGCTGCAGTTGCTGCCAGAggtccctggtgtgtgtgactgtggggcTGGAATGGCCAACATACCAGTGGAGGACAAGAAGGCCAGGCTCTTCACTTCCACTGGGATGTTTCCAGTGCAAA CATACAAATACCAGTGCACTGACTGCAAAAACGCAGTGCAGTATGAGGGAGGATCCCAGTGTATTGTCAATATGGGGTCCTACCTCATACACCATGAGGTCCTCCGGGACTACATGttccattttttattttctgg CTCCAGCATTTACAGCTATACAAAGGTGTGGGAGCAGAGAGCAGCGGACCATGGGGTGGCAGACTTCCATCGCCACATGTCTTATCACAAATTCAGACATGCCTGGCATGCCTTCCTGGGTCTTCTGAATTTCCCCACAGAGGAAGGATTTCTCTGCCCCACCTGTGGGAGCGAGCCACA GCAGGTTGTGATGGATGGAACCACCCTGGGCTACCACCAGAGATACTCCAGGAGAACCTCTGCCCACACTGAGGACACCTACCTGGGCACAGGGAG CAGGTACATCGACAGGGTTCTGTTGCCACAGAAGAAGATCAGGGACATGCTTGGCAATTACATCAAATCTATACCAACATCAATCCCTGACTTTGAATGCCTGAaggcagaggtggagagaggtgccggcttcctctcccctttgctGAGGATTTTTGAGGATGGTGGGCACACCTCACACCCCCCCGAGCCCTTCTGTCCCCTCCTTCAGGAGGTGGTGAAAGCCACTCCTGCATGTGCCCTCCTCCATCCAGGCAGTGAGGTTGAGAGGCTGGTGAGGGAGATTTCCTCCACCCCATCTGAGGAGATCCCCCACCACACTGACCTGATGAGGACCCTCGCCCACCATTGTCCCCTGCTGTGGGACCTGGTAGCTGCCTGTGGCCATTTCCCTGAGGAGGTCAAACCCCTCCTCAAAAGAATGGCCCAGGTAGCTTGGTTGGCATATGATGTGCCACCATTAGGTGAGTGTGCCAGTGTCCCTCAACAAGATGAGTTGAGTTTTTTCCCCCACCTGCCGACACGGCGTCCTAGGGGGGCCTTCCTGATGGACCGGCAGAGGAGGGAGGATTCACAGGAAGCAGGCTGCCACAAGAGTGCTGGCCACCATGCAGCCCTCATTCCAGGCCTATTTACCATGTTCTGTTCACATG GAGTTTGCTATGGATTCTCCATAATGGAGAACTGTGAATCAGTTAACATACCGTTCACCATACTAAGGAGCCACTTCACATCAG GGCCGGGTACTGTTCTCTATGATAATGCATGCAAACTGCACAGCTATGCGTTGAACAGGGACCCACAATTCTTCATCAACACGTGGTTCCTTGTGGACAGATTACATTGGAAAAACCATTCTG CATGCAGCTCGGGTTACAACACCAATAGATATCCACAGTTTGGAAATATCAACACCCAAGTGGCAGAGCAATACAATGCCAAACTGAAACGGCTAAAGCACCATTTGCCTTACATGGCCAAGCAGCATTTTCTGCAACACCTCAAGCTGTACCTCTGGTATCATTCCAGAAATGTGGCCAGAAAGCTTCAACGTTAA